The DNA sequence AGCTTCAGGAGAAGAATGAAGAATTGCTAGTATCTGAAGAGGAGCTTCGTCAGCAGCAGGAAGAGGTGATAGCACAGCGTGAGGTTGTAGAGGAATATAACATAGAACTCAGAAAGAAAGAAGCCGAGTTGCAAGGCGTTCTGGATTCTATCGAGCAAATGAACTACCTGCTACGATTTAAAGCAGATGGGGAAATCACTTATGTAAGTAAGCCATTCCTGAAACTGGCAGGCATTACAGAAGAAATGCTGGTAGGAAACAGTGTCGTTGACTTTGTTGGTAATAGTGATGATGTGATAGGGAAATTCACCGACATGCTGCGAGAAATGAAGGAAGGTACAATGGTAGAGCGTGACCTTAAGATTGACCTACCTTCAGGAACTTACTGGATGCATGTGAACTATACGCCACTGTTTAACGAAGAAGGCAACATTACAGAGATTATAGGTCTGTATGCCAATATGACTGAGCAGAAAATGCAGGAAATGGAGCTTCAGGAGAAGAATGAAGAACTGCTAGTATCTGAAGAGGAGCTTCGTCAGCAACAGGAAGAAATGGTTGCTCAGAAGGAGGCATTGGCACAGGTGAACAGTACACTGGAAGCAAAAGAGTGGAAAATTCAGCAGAGTATTTTGGCTGCCGAATCGATACAGCAAGCTGTATTGCCACAGAAGGAAAGACTCGAAAACCTACTGAAATCATACTTTGTACTCTACAGACCGAAAGATATTGTATCAGGAGACTTCTTTTGGTTAAGACAGGTAGAAGGCAAAACAGTACTGGCAGTAGCAGACTGTACAGGTCACGGTGTACCAGGTGCATTTATGACCATGATTGGTAATAGTTTGCTGGATAAGATTATTAGCGGAGAGAAAAATCTGGTACCATCTGAAGCATTGGAGAGACTTGACAAAGAAATCAAGTATGTGCTTCGTCAGAAAGAAACTGGTAACAATGACGGTATGGACATCGCTATTGCAGTGATGGAATCAATGCAAGGAGGCGGAATGAGGATTAGCTTCGGTGGAGCAAGACTGGCTATGTATTACCAGCACAATGGTGGTACGCTTGAGAAAGTGGATGCAACCAGACGCTCAATCGGTGGACATATTGCCAAATCCCCTCGTGAGTTTACAGATCAGGTAGTGGAATTGCCAGCAGGAAGTAGGTTCTATTTCTCAACGGATGGTTTCACCGACCAGAATGATAAAGAGCGTAAGAGCTTTGGACGTAAGTCATTTATGGGAATGCTGGAAGAAACCTACAAGTTCCCAATCAGGTCACAGCGTTCAGAGATTGAAAACCGCTTTATCAAGTACATGGATGGCACTGAGCAGCGAGATGATGTATTGCTGGTAGGTGTAGAAGTAAACTGATTGCATTAACTGATTTTGAAAACAGATAATAAAATGACTATAGATTTTAGTTTTCCATATGCGGCAGGCACTGCCTCTGACAATGTACTGATCTATTACAAAGGGTCTTTTGAAGAAGAAGTGTTATCTACTGTTGGTGCTAGTTTGAGAAAGCATTTTGACGAAATGCCTAAGTTAGGACGCTCAGCTTTTGCATCATTTGTAGAGATGGCTCAAAATATTTCTCTTTATTCTGAAGAAAGGAATATTTTCTCGGCAGATAACAAAACCAACGGAATTGGTACGTTCTTAGCTGAAGATTTGGATGATAAGGTTAAAGTGACTGCTACGAATTTGGTGAATGAGAGTCAGCAGAAAGAAATACTGGCTAAGGTGAAGAAAGTCAATGAGATGGAACTCAAAGACTTGAAAATGTGGAGAAGAGAGATATTGCGTAAGCCACCAGAGAAAGAAGGTCATCAGGGTGGTGGAATTGGCTTATTGGAGATTGTACTGAAGTCGGGTTCTCCACTTGATGTTGAGATCTCTATAGTGAATCAGCAGTATGCGTTTCTTTCACTTTCAGTATACCTGAATAAGTAGTATTTCACTTAATATCATCGTAGAATCAATTATTACAACACTATTCAAACTAGCATTATGGAGTGGCTTGAAAACTATAAAGAGGGCGTCTATAGACCAAATATATACTTTGATAAAGACAAAGCGATTTGTACTATAAAAGGTGAATCTTTTATGGAAAATGCTGCCCAGTTTTATAAGGAGTTCTCCCTTTGGATTGAGCAGTCATGCATTAGTAGTATCCTGAAAGAACTTCGTTTTGAAATGGAGTACTTTAACTCAAGTTCTGCAAAAGGATTTAGAGTGATGATGCAAAAAATCCATCAAATTCAGGATGGCGGATATGCACTGAAAGTGCTTTGGTGTTTCCCTGAAGAGGATGACAATGATATGGAGATGGAAGGTGAAGACCTGATCGAAGATACAGAAGTGGAAATGGAACTGTTGCAGTTAGCTTAATTTCTCACCTCGAAAATTATAATTCCCTTTAGACACTTAGCTAAAGGGAATTTTTTTATTGTACTCTATTTGATATGTGAAGAAAGAAGATAGTTTTTATTGACAATACCTGTGGTATTGGTGAAAAACTATCCATGATATACCTAATACTTTTACTACTCATAAATACTGTTTAGCCTGATTGAGTATCTTTCTAACCTGATATAAGAAAAATTAACATTGATTATTTTTTGACTTTTAGATTGACCTTACAACATTGAAATAGCGCTTGGGAAATAGACTTTAACAAAGGGTAACTCATTGCTTGTCAATTCTAAAACTCCTCCAAATTCACTGTGTTATATATAGGTTAAATTAGAATTACCTTCTGAAAATTTGGTTACAGTCAGATATTGAAAGTAAAATATTATGGCGCCAAAATTTTATATAATCATTCTGTTATATAATATTACAAAACGCTATTGCTAAATAAACTAACAACAAGTCATTCACTTTTTAAGAATGTATACACTAAAAAATCAAATCAGCGAACGACAAGACATACAATGGAATGTTTTTGTCAAAACACTTCATGAACTAATTGCAAGGTTAGAAGATGGCAATCACGATTGGACATTTTTTGTCAACTATGTAAGTAAACGACTAGCAGAAGTTACAAAATCAAGCAGAGCCGGAATTTGGATGTACAGCGAATCGAAGCAAACATTTGAATCCATATCCTTATATGACTCTGACAGACAGATCCCTAATCAAGAGATACACCTTAGCAAACAAGATATTCCCGGCTTTTTTGAAGCATTTCAGAATGGAGAAATAATAAAGGCTGACCGTGCTTTAGAGCATGCTCTTACTACTCAACTAGCAGAAGTTTACTTGTTACCAACAGGTATTCAGTCTGTGTTATACATCCCGATTAGCTATGGTGGTAAGCTATATGGTATGGTTGGACTCGAATTCAAGCATATTATTAGGATGTGGACAGCTGAGGAAGTTTTACTTCTAACCTCTACTGCTAACATTCTGTCTGTGAGCAGGAGGTTCCAGATTGAATATGGTAAATACTTTAACCTAGTTTCAGATCAAGACGATACACAAGCCACTCGTAAAAACCACAACGAAAGAGAAAGACTTGATCTCAAAGAAAAAGAACTGAAAGTCATCCTTGATACCATCGAGCGTAATAACTATTTGGTTCGCTTTTCACCAGAAGGGGTAGTGACTTATGTAAGCGAAGCATTCCTGAATTTTGTAGGCCTAACAGAAGATGTTGTACTAGGTAGTAACGCTGCGGAATTTATTGCACAAGGAGAGGAGACTTCACCAGAAGAAAATGAGGAAGTTAATCGCCGCCTAGGCAATGGAGAGATCGTGGAGCAAGACTTGGAACTACATGTACCTCGAGGTAGCTTTTGGGTGCATGTAGCTTACTCAGCGATTATCTCTCCAGAAGGAGATATATTAGAGATAATTGGTCTTTACACTGATATTACAGAACTGAAGACTCATGATATAGCGCTTCGCGAGAAAAATGAAGAGCTATTAACTTCAGAAGAGGAACTTCGTCAGCAGCAGGAAGAAATCTTGGCCCAGCAGGAAGCAACAGAAGCGGAGAAAGACCGAATCAAGGCAATCTTGGATGGTTGTGTGGATGCCGTAGTGACAATAGATGGTAGGGGAACGATAGAATATATCAACCCATCTGCGGTGAAGCTATGGGGATATAAGCCATCAGAAGTACTTGGTCAGAATGTGAAGATGCTGATGGGTAGCGAGCATAGTACCAACCATGACCAATACCTATCTAATTACCATCATACAGGAGAGAAAAAAGTAATTGGCACCGGAAGGGAAGTAGAGTTGGTAACCAAGGATGGTCGCCGAGTTCCGATCCTGCTGACGTTAAGTGAGGTAGAGACATCATCAGGCAAAAGCTTTACCGCATTTGTCAAAGACATTACAGAGCAGAAACGTAAGGAGAAGGAGTTACGAGAGAAAAATGAGGAGCTGTTAACTTCAGAAGAGGAACTTCGTCAGCAGCAGGAAGAAATCTTGGCACAGCAAGAGGCGACAGAAGCGGAGAAAGACCGAATCAAGGCGATCTTGGATGGTTGTGTGGATGCCGTAGTGACAATAGATGGCAGAGGAACGATAGAATATATCAACCCATCTGCGGTGAAGCTATGGGGATATGAGCCATCAGAAGTACTCGGTCAGAATGTGAAGATGCTGATGGGTAGCGAGCATAGTACCAACCATGACCAGTACCTATCTAATTACCATCATACAGGAGAGAAAAAAGTAATTGGCACCGGAAGGGAAGTAGAGTTGGTAACCAAGGATGGTCGCCGAGTTCCGATCCTGCTGACGTTAAGTGAGGTAGAGACATCATCTGGTAAAAGCTTTACCGCTTTCGTAAAGGATATTACGGTACTGAAGCAGAAAGAGGCGGAGGTATTAGCCCAGCAAGAGGCGACAGAAGCAGAGAAAGACCGAATCAAGGCAATTTTGGATGGTTGTGTGGATGCTGTTGTGACAATAGATGGCAGGGGAACGATAGAATATATCAACCCATCTGCGGTGAAGCTATGGGGATATGAGCCATCAGAGGTGTTAGGTCAGAATGTGAAGATGCTGATGGGTAGCGAGCATAGTACCAACCATGATCAGTACCTATCTAATTACCATCATACAGGAGAGAAAAAAGTAATTGGCACCGGAAGGGAAGTAGAGTTGGTAACCAAGGATGGTCGTCGAGTGCCAATTATGCTAACACTAAGTGAGGTAGAGACATCATCTGGTAAAAGCTTTACCGCTTTCGTAAAGGATATTACGGTACTGAAGCAGAAAGAGAAGGAACTGCTCGAGAAAAATGAAGAGTTGTTAACTTCAGAAGAGGAGCTTCGTCAGCAGCAGGAAGAAATCTTGGCACAGCAAGAGGCGACAGAAGCGGAGAAAGACCGTATCAAGGCAATCTTGGATGGATGTGTAGATGCCGTAGTAACAATTGACGGTAGGGGAACCATCGAATATATCAACCCATCTGCGGTGAAGCTATGGGGATATGAGCCATCAGAGGTGTTAGGTCAGAATGTGAAGATGCTGATGGGTAGCGAGCATAGTACCAACCATGATCAGTACCTATCTAATTACCATCATACAGGAGAGAAAAAAGTAATTGGCACCGGAAGGGAAGTAGAGTTGGTAACCAAGGATGGTCGTCGAGTGCCAATTATGCTAACACTAAGTGAGGTAGAGACATCATCTGGTAAAAGCTTTACCGCTTTCGTAAAGGATATTACGGTACTGAAGCAGAAAGAGAAGGAACTGCTCGAGAAAAATGAAGAGTTGTTAACTTCAGAAGAGGAGCTTCGTCAGCAGCAGGAAGAAATCTTGGCACAGCAAGAGGCGACAGAAGCGGAGAAAGACCGTATCAAGGCAATCTTGGATGGTTGTGTGGATGCCGTAGTGACAATTGACGGTAGGGGAACGATAGAATATATCAACCCATCTGCGGTGAAGCTATGGGGGTATAAACCATCAGAAGTGCTAGGTCAGAATGTGAAGATGCTGATGGGTAGCGAACACAAAGCGAATCATGACCAGTATCTATCTAATTACCACCAAACAGGGGAGAAGAAGGTATTAGGTACCGGAAGAGAAGTTGAGTTGGTGACTAAAGATGGCCGACACGTACCAATCTTGCTGACGCTAAGTGAAGTTGTAACGGCAAATGGCAAAAGCTTTACGGCATTTGTGAAAGATATTACGGAGCTGAAGCTAAAAGAGACAGAGCTTTATGAGATGAATGAGGAGCTGTTAACTTCAGAAGAGGAACTTCGTCAACAAAACGAAGAAATGATAGCTCAAAAAGAAGCACTGGCTGAGGTAAACAGTACTTTAGAAGCGAAGGAATGGAAGATTCAGCAAAGTATTTTGGCTGCGGAATCTATTCAGCAGGCAGTATTGCCTCAGAAGGATAGACTGGACAATTTACTGAACTCTTACTTTGTACTTTATAGACCAAAAGACATTGTTTCAGGAGATTTCTATTGGCTTCGAAAAGTGGAGAACAAGATCGTACTGGCAGTGGCAGACTGTACAGGACATGGTGTTCCTGGTGCATTTATGACCATGATTGGCAATAGCTTGCTGGATAAGATTATAGGTACTGAAAAGACGCTTTCACCTGCAGCAGCACTTGAATCCCTTGACCGTGAAATCAAGCATGTATTGCGTCAGGAAGAAACGGGCAATACAGACGGAATGGATATCGCCTTGGCTGTTATGGAGCCGATAGAAGGCGGTGGCATGCGAATCACTTATGGCGGAGCGAGGAATAGTATATATTATCAGCAGCCAAATGAATCAATTGAGAAGATTGATGGTACCAGACGTTCAATTGGTGGATTCATTTCTATCTCAAACAAAGCATTTACAGACCATGTGGTAGAGTTGGCAGCAGGTAGTAGATTCTATTTCACAACAGATGGATTTATCGACCAAAACGATGAGAACCGTAAAAGCTTTGGTAAAAAGAATTTTGCCGCTATGCTGGAGGATACAAGCCACTTACCGATCGAGATACAGCGTGAGACGGTTCTGCAGCATTTCCTCAATTACAAAGAGGGTACTGAGCAGCGAGATGATGTACTACTATTAGGGGTAGAAGTAAACTGATTGCAATTCATTGATTTTGAAAAAAGAACAATAAAATGGCTATAAATTTTGGTTTTCCATTTACGGGAGTTACTTCTGACAGCATAATGGTCTATTATAAAGGGTCTTTTGGAGAAGAAGTATTGACAAGTGTTGGTACAAGTCTCCGAAAACACTTTGAAGAAGCTCCAAAATTGGGACGTTCAGCATTTGCGTCTTTTGTTGAAATGGCCCAGAACATATCATTGTATTCGGCTGAGAGAAATATCTTTTCTGCCGACCAAAAGAGTAATGGTGTTGGATCTTTCTTGGCAGAAGACCTAGATGATCGAATTCGAGTGACAGCGACCAACCTTGTAAATGAAGAGCAACAGGCAGAAGTGTTGCGAAAGGTCAAAAAGGTGAACGAGATGGAGCTTAAAGACTTGAAGTTGTGGAGAAGGGAAATCCTGAAAAACCCTCCAGAAAAGGAAGGACATCAGGGTGGAGGTATCGGTTTGCTTGAAATAGCATTGAAATCAGGCTCACCGATTGAAGCCGAAATTTCATATGTGAATAATGAATTCGCATTCCTTTCACTTTCTGTGTACTTGAATAAGTAATAGTGCCGATTTACACAAGTTAAGTGACATATAATCTAATACATAGCAAACAGGATCAAACGAACGTTTTTATGGAATGGCTTGAAAACTATAAAGAAGGAGTCTACAGACCTAACATATATTTTGATAAGGAAAATGGAATTTGTACTGTAAAAGGGGAGTCTTTTATGGAAAATGCAGCTCAGTTTTATAAGGAACTGTCCAATTGGATTGAGCAGTCATGCACTGAAAATATATTGCAAACCCTTCGTTTCGAAATGGAGTATTTCAATTCAAGTTCTGCAAAAGGCTTTAGGGTGATGATGCAGAAGATTCATCAGATTCAAATTGATGGATATGGCTTAAAAGTCCTTTGGTGCTTTCCGGAAGAGGATGACAACGATATGGAGATGGAAGGCGAAGATTTGATTGAGGATACAGCAGTAGAAATGGAACTATTGCAAATGGCTTAATCAGCAACAACCATAACCCCTTCAGGTCAAGTTACCTGAAGGGGCTTTTTTAGGGTTTTACCCAATTGGAAAGTGTTTCAGTGAGTACTTTCTTAATCTCCATATCCATAGTATTATGCTTGCTGAACTTTTGATTGACTTCCAATTCCACCCCTAGATAACCTTTAGGGTACTTTTTTCTGAGGTATGTTGTCAATCCGTCAGCCGTACCAAGGTAGGGGTAGTTCATTCTTACTTTAAACCTTGGGTTTAGGGCATTGATATGTTGTTTCCATTCCATCGCCCAACTTTTTTCCAATTCCTTTTTGGGATCATAAAGCAACCCGATATCCGCAGTGCGAATACGTCCATTCAGTATTGGAGTAAAAGAATGTACAGAAAGGTGAAGCACCTGATAGCTTTGGTTGATTAATCTGGACACTTCATGTTCAACCTTGTTTCTGTAAGGCAAGTAATACTGCTCAATAATCAGTTGCTTTTCCTTTTGATCAAGTAGAAGGGTAAAAGGGGAAAACAACTGTGTATGATGTAAAGAACGATTTAACTCAATCAAAAGGCGCGAAGTGGTTGAAGAGAGTGCAAAGGTGTGGTCAATATGTTCAGTCAAGAACTGGAACAGGTCAAGAGCACCTAAGTCATACCCCTTGTGGGATTTCAACA is a window from the Limibacter armeniacum genome containing:
- a CDS encoding SiaB family protein kinase, with amino-acid sequence MTIDFSFPYAAGTASDNVLIYYKGSFEEEVLSTVGASLRKHFDEMPKLGRSAFASFVEMAQNISLYSEERNIFSADNKTNGIGTFLAEDLDDKVKVTATNLVNESQQKEILAKVKKVNEMELKDLKMWRREILRKPPEKEGHQGGGIGLLEIVLKSGSPLDVEISIVNQQYAFLSLSVYLNK
- a CDS encoding SiaC family regulatory phosphoprotein; this translates as MEWLENYKEGVYRPNIYFDKDKAICTIKGESFMENAAQFYKEFSLWIEQSCISSILKELRFEMEYFNSSSAKGFRVMMQKIHQIQDGGYALKVLWCFPEEDDNDMEMEGEDLIEDTEVEMELLQLA
- a CDS encoding PAS domain S-box protein, which translates into the protein MYTLKNQISERQDIQWNVFVKTLHELIARLEDGNHDWTFFVNYVSKRLAEVTKSSRAGIWMYSESKQTFESISLYDSDRQIPNQEIHLSKQDIPGFFEAFQNGEIIKADRALEHALTTQLAEVYLLPTGIQSVLYIPISYGGKLYGMVGLEFKHIIRMWTAEEVLLLTSTANILSVSRRFQIEYGKYFNLVSDQDDTQATRKNHNERERLDLKEKELKVILDTIERNNYLVRFSPEGVVTYVSEAFLNFVGLTEDVVLGSNAAEFIAQGEETSPEENEEVNRRLGNGEIVEQDLELHVPRGSFWVHVAYSAIISPEGDILEIIGLYTDITELKTHDIALREKNEELLTSEEELRQQQEEILAQQEATEAEKDRIKAILDGCVDAVVTIDGRGTIEYINPSAVKLWGYKPSEVLGQNVKMLMGSEHSTNHDQYLSNYHHTGEKKVIGTGREVELVTKDGRRVPILLTLSEVETSSGKSFTAFVKDITEQKRKEKELREKNEELLTSEEELRQQQEEILAQQEATEAEKDRIKAILDGCVDAVVTIDGRGTIEYINPSAVKLWGYEPSEVLGQNVKMLMGSEHSTNHDQYLSNYHHTGEKKVIGTGREVELVTKDGRRVPILLTLSEVETSSGKSFTAFVKDITVLKQKEAEVLAQQEATEAEKDRIKAILDGCVDAVVTIDGRGTIEYINPSAVKLWGYEPSEVLGQNVKMLMGSEHSTNHDQYLSNYHHTGEKKVIGTGREVELVTKDGRRVPIMLTLSEVETSSGKSFTAFVKDITVLKQKEKELLEKNEELLTSEEELRQQQEEILAQQEATEAEKDRIKAILDGCVDAVVTIDGRGTIEYINPSAVKLWGYEPSEVLGQNVKMLMGSEHSTNHDQYLSNYHHTGEKKVIGTGREVELVTKDGRRVPIMLTLSEVETSSGKSFTAFVKDITVLKQKEKELLEKNEELLTSEEELRQQQEEILAQQEATEAEKDRIKAILDGCVDAVVTIDGRGTIEYINPSAVKLWGYKPSEVLGQNVKMLMGSEHKANHDQYLSNYHQTGEKKVLGTGREVELVTKDGRHVPILLTLSEVVTANGKSFTAFVKDITELKLKETELYEMNEELLTSEEELRQQNEEMIAQKEALAEVNSTLEAKEWKIQQSILAAESIQQAVLPQKDRLDNLLNSYFVLYRPKDIVSGDFYWLRKVENKIVLAVADCTGHGVPGAFMTMIGNSLLDKIIGTEKTLSPAAALESLDREIKHVLRQEETGNTDGMDIALAVMEPIEGGGMRITYGGARNSIYYQQPNESIEKIDGTRRSIGGFISISNKAFTDHVVELAAGSRFYFTTDGFIDQNDENRKSFGKKNFAAMLEDTSHLPIEIQRETVLQHFLNYKEGTEQRDDVLLLGVEVN
- a CDS encoding SiaB family protein kinase; this encodes MAINFGFPFTGVTSDSIMVYYKGSFGEEVLTSVGTSLRKHFEEAPKLGRSAFASFVEMAQNISLYSAERNIFSADQKSNGVGSFLAEDLDDRIRVTATNLVNEEQQAEVLRKVKKVNEMELKDLKLWRREILKNPPEKEGHQGGGIGLLEIALKSGSPIEAEISYVNNEFAFLSLSVYLNK
- a CDS encoding DUF1987 domain-containing protein, with translation MEWLENYKEGVYRPNIYFDKENGICTVKGESFMENAAQFYKELSNWIEQSCTENILQTLRFEMEYFNSSSAKGFRVMMQKIHQIQIDGYGLKVLWCFPEEDDNDMEMEGEDLIEDTAVEMELLQMA
- a CDS encoding N-formylglutamate amidohydrolase, producing MKALIITCEHGGNQIPHAYQTLFMEKREVLKSHKGYDLGALDLFQFLTEHIDHTFALSSTTSRLLIELNRSLHHTQLFSPFTLLLDQKEKQLIIEQYYLPYRNKVEHEVSRLINQSYQVLHLSVHSFTPILNGRIRTADIGLLYDPKKELEKSWAMEWKQHINALNPRFKVRMNYPYLGTADGLTTYLRKKYPKGYLGVELEVNQKFSKHNTMDMEIKKVLTETLSNWVKP